A single region of the bacterium genome encodes:
- a CDS encoding ABC transporter permease, giving the protein MSVRAASLPSRRSGLLLDTWHRFERDRLAAAGGIVLLAVAIAAAGAPLFTRYAPNEVDLARLDAAPAAIHWFGTDDLGRDEFSRALYAGRVSLSIGVGSAIVAALVGTAVGATAGYHGGVVDSLLMRVTDVMLSIPPLPLVIVLSAIAKPSPTILILIIAGIGWMGTARLVRGALLSIRETEYVEAARAAGCGSARIILRHALPNSLAPIIVAATLAVGNAIITESVLSFLGVGIQPPTASWGNMLQNAQSSMTTKPWLSVFPGVFILLSVLGVNALGDGLRDALDVRMRE; this is encoded by the coding sequence ATGAGCGTGCGCGCCGCGTCACTGCCGTCCCGGCGATCGGGCCTGCTGCTCGACACGTGGCACCGCTTCGAGCGAGACCGCCTGGCAGCGGCCGGCGGGATCGTCCTCCTGGCGGTGGCGATTGCCGCGGCGGGCGCGCCGCTCTTCACACGGTACGCGCCCAACGAAGTGGACCTCGCCCGGCTCGACGCGGCGCCGGCTGCCATTCATTGGTTCGGCACGGATGACCTGGGCCGGGACGAGTTCAGCCGCGCGCTCTACGCCGGTCGAGTATCGCTGTCGATCGGCGTCGGGAGCGCGATCGTCGCCGCCCTGGTAGGCACCGCGGTCGGCGCGACCGCCGGGTATCATGGCGGTGTCGTGGACAGCCTGCTGATGCGGGTGACCGACGTGATGCTTTCGATCCCGCCGCTCCCGCTGGTCATCGTATTGTCCGCGATCGCGAAGCCGTCGCCGACCATTCTGATCCTCATCATCGCCGGGATCGGCTGGATGGGGACGGCGAGGCTCGTCCGAGGCGCGCTCCTCTCAATCCGGGAAACGGAATATGTCGAAGCGGCCCGCGCGGCGGGGTGTGGCAGCGCGCGCATCATCCTGCGGCATGCGTTGCCGAACAGCCTTGCCCCGATCATCGTCGCCGCCACGCTGGCGGTTGGCAACGCGATCATCACGGAATCGGTGCTGTCGTTTCTCGGCGTGGGGATTCAGCCGCCGACGGCATCGTGGGGCAACATGCTGCAGAATGCTCAGTCGTCGATGACGACGAAGCCGTGGCTCTCGGTGTTCCCCGGTGTGTTCATCCTGTTGAGCGTCCTGGGCGTCAACGCACTCGGCGATGGTTTGCGCGATGCGCTGGACGTCCGAATGAGAGAGTGA
- a CDS encoding ABC transporter permease has product MTAFLVRRLVGTLPLVIGVSIIIFGILQAIPGGPLAVYLDNPYITARDIALIKHQLGLDRPLYVQYTRWFGAYVVGHWGISYSSGEPVARLVFDRVPATLLLMGTSFLLAMLFALTTGVYSAVRQYSLFDYAVTVCSFLGISMPVFWFGLMLQLLLAVHLGWLPVAGFGTSGWPDVARHLVLPSVVLAMFTAGRWSRFTRAGVLEVLHQDYIRTARAKGLAERRVVFRHALRNSLIPVVTVVALDLAGLVSGAVVTETVFAWPGMGSLLIQSISNVDYPTLLAILMLSSFAIITSNLLADVLYSLLDPRIVYR; this is encoded by the coding sequence ATGACCGCGTTCCTGGTGCGGCGCTTGGTCGGCACCCTGCCGCTTGTGATCGGCGTGTCGATCATCATCTTCGGCATCCTGCAGGCAATACCGGGCGGTCCCCTCGCAGTCTACCTCGACAACCCCTACATCACGGCCAGAGACATCGCGTTGATCAAGCACCAGTTGGGCCTCGACCGGCCGCTCTACGTCCAGTACACGAGATGGTTTGGGGCGTACGTAGTCGGCCACTGGGGGATCAGCTACTCGTCGGGAGAGCCGGTCGCGCGGTTGGTCTTCGACCGGGTCCCCGCCACGCTGCTGCTCATGGGAACGTCGTTCCTGCTGGCGATGCTGTTCGCGCTCACGACCGGCGTGTATAGCGCGGTGCGCCAGTACTCGCTGTTCGACTACGCGGTGACCGTGTGCTCGTTCCTTGGGATCTCGATGCCGGTGTTTTGGTTCGGGTTGATGCTGCAGCTGCTGCTCGCCGTTCATCTCGGCTGGCTCCCCGTCGCCGGGTTTGGCACGAGCGGGTGGCCCGACGTCGCCAGGCACCTCGTGCTCCCGAGCGTCGTCCTGGCGATGTTCACCGCCGGGCGCTGGAGCCGGTTCACCCGTGCCGGCGTGCTCGAGGTGCTTCACCAGGACTACATTCGCACGGCGCGTGCGAAAGGGCTGGCGGAGCGGCGCGTGGTGTTTCGCCATGCGCTCCGCAACAGCCTGATCCCGGTCGTGACGGTCGTTGCCCTCGACCTCGCCGGCCTCGTGTCGGGTGCCGTCGTGACCGAGACGGTCTTCGCGTGGCCCGGGATGGGCAGCCTGCTCATCCAGTCGATTTCAAACGTGGATTACCCGACGCTACTGGCGATCTTGATGCTCAGCTCGTTCGCGATCATCACGTCGAACCTGCTGGCCGACGTCCTGTACAGCCTCCTCGACCCGAGGATCGTCTACCGATGA
- a CDS encoding 2-dehydropantoate 2-reductase N-terminal domain-containing protein has product MAKITIVGCGAIGGLAGFYMARAGESVLFIDQNADHVRAIRERGISVNGVYGPASIPAQRACTPAEISEPLDGLVFLACKSQATDAAIRGIAPHLAPSACAVSLQNGMNEDTIAAVVGRTRTMGALPDYGGAYLDPGVLEAVHEGTVYVGELDGATTPRVREAARLLGIGPNKCELLTDIVGRLWTKHVYNSQIVVTALVNGTVVEVLGNRDAQRLAGAAVREAIRVAAAAGVRLHSDRWFDPELYHPGTPADTARLLSSYDRLVDHLGGHQVGDGPGGYKYVKRASGIHWDIVYRQRKSEASHLTVCTLAARYGVSVPLNAKIVGMIEEVEEGARTLGWHNIAEGTAYAEEIGAALP; this is encoded by the coding sequence ATGGCGAAGATTACGATCGTGGGGTGCGGGGCCATCGGCGGCCTGGCAGGATTCTACATGGCGCGGGCGGGCGAGTCTGTGCTGTTCATCGACCAGAACGCCGATCACGTGCGGGCGATCCGCGAGCGCGGGATCTCCGTGAACGGCGTTTACGGCCCTGCGTCGATCCCGGCGCAACGCGCCTGCACGCCGGCCGAGATCTCCGAGCCGCTCGACGGGTTGGTGTTCCTGGCGTGCAAGTCGCAGGCCACCGACGCGGCGATCCGTGGCATCGCGCCACATCTCGCCCCGTCCGCGTGCGCCGTCTCTCTGCAGAACGGCATGAACGAGGACACGATCGCCGCCGTGGTCGGGCGCACGCGGACGATGGGCGCGCTGCCCGACTACGGAGGCGCGTACCTGGACCCCGGCGTGCTCGAGGCGGTCCACGAGGGAACGGTCTACGTCGGCGAACTCGACGGGGCGACGACGCCCCGCGTCCGCGAGGCGGCCCGGCTCCTGGGGATCGGCCCCAACAAATGCGAGCTGCTCACTGACATCGTCGGGCGGCTCTGGACTAAACATGTGTACAATTCGCAGATCGTCGTGACCGCTCTGGTCAACGGGACCGTCGTCGAGGTGCTCGGCAACAGGGACGCGCAACGTCTCGCCGGGGCCGCGGTGCGCGAGGCCATACGGGTCGCCGCCGCGGCGGGCGTCCGGCTGCACAGCGACCGGTGGTTCGACCCGGAGCTCTACCATCCGGGGACGCCGGCGGATACCGCGCGGCTTCTCAGCAGCTACGACCGGCTCGTCGACCACCTCGGCGGCCATCAGGTGGGCGACGGACCGGGTGGGTACAAGTACGTGAAAAGGGCGAGCGGCATCCACTGGGACATCGTCTACCGGCAGCGCAAGAGCGAGGCTTCGCACCTGACGGTGTGCACCCTTGCGGCCCGGTACGGGGTGTCCGTCCCGCTGAACGCCAAGATCGTCGGCATGATCGAGGAGGTGGAGGAAGGGGCGCGTACGCTCGGCTGGCACAACATCGCGGAGGGAACAGCCTACGCGGAGGAGATCGGCGCCGCGCTCCCTTGA
- a CDS encoding alcohol dehydrogenase catalytic domain-containing protein: MKDTYKAVEVSAPSTLRVVERPIPEPGVGQVRIRVEACGVCHTDAATVMGIYPGLTLPRVPGHEVVGRIEALGSGVSRWKIGQRVGVGLIAGEDGVCEPCRRGDIVNCQNPVTPGVTVDGGYAEVMIAEARGIASIPDALGSAEAAPLICAGITTYNALRNAGLRGGDLVAVQGIGGLGHLGIQFARHMGFHTVALGRGRDKEKLARDLGAHVYVDTTVEDAGAVLQRMGGARAILTTATSGDAMGPLVSGLAARGKLILVGVPGDPIQLQAFPLVFGGRSVYGSLTGTPIDVEDALAFSVLENIRPMIETLPLEQAGDAYARMMQGKARFRMVLMNESV; encoded by the coding sequence ATGAAAGACACTTACAAAGCAGTAGAAGTCTCTGCACCGAGCACGCTGCGTGTAGTGGAGCGGCCAATTCCCGAGCCCGGAGTAGGCCAGGTTCGGATTCGGGTGGAGGCATGCGGCGTGTGTCACACCGATGCGGCGACCGTCATGGGCATCTACCCGGGTCTGACTTTGCCTCGCGTTCCCGGGCACGAAGTAGTTGGCCGCATTGAGGCGTTGGGCAGCGGTGTGTCGCGATGGAAAATCGGTCAACGCGTCGGCGTCGGCTTGATCGCCGGCGAAGACGGCGTATGCGAACCGTGCCGACGCGGAGACATTGTGAATTGTCAGAACCCCGTGACACCGGGAGTAACCGTGGATGGAGGGTATGCGGAAGTGATGATCGCTGAAGCGCGAGGCATCGCCTCCATTCCTGATGCGCTCGGTTCGGCAGAAGCCGCCCCTCTCATCTGCGCGGGGATCACCACGTACAACGCGCTTCGTAATGCCGGCTTGCGAGGCGGAGATCTGGTCGCTGTACAGGGCATTGGTGGCCTTGGGCATCTGGGTATCCAGTTTGCCCGGCACATGGGTTTTCATACTGTCGCACTCGGGCGTGGACGCGACAAGGAAAAGCTTGCGAGAGACTTGGGCGCGCACGTTTACGTCGATACCACCGTCGAGGATGCCGGAGCGGTACTTCAGCGAATGGGCGGAGCCAGAGCCATTCTCACAACAGCCACAAGCGGTGATGCTATGGGACCGCTTGTGTCCGGCCTTGCAGCTCGCGGAAAGCTTATTTTGGTGGGTGTACCGGGTGACCCGATTCAATTGCAAGCCTTCCCGCTGGTGTTTGGAGGACGCTCGGTCTACGGATCACTGACGGGCACGCCGATTGATGTTGAGGACGCCCTTGCCTTCAGCGTCCTGGAGAACATCCGCCCGATGATCGAGACACTTCCTCTCGAACAGGCTGGGGATGCTTACGCTCGAATGATGCAAGGCAAAGCACGATTCCGTATGGTGCTGATGAATGAGTCAGT